TTAATTACTCCGTTCGACTTGCATGTGTTAAGCACGCCGCCAGCGTTCATCCTGAGCCAGGATCAAACTCTCATGTTATAATCCTTGCTAGTTTTGCTAGCTTTTCTATCCTTCAATCAATGGAATTGATTGGGCTTATATAAGCTGTCATACATTATTCTATTGTCAAAGAACTTTTTATTTTCCGTGACGAAGAGTATAATATCAAAAATCAAATTAAATGTCAACCCTCTTTTTTAATTTTTTTATCAAAAAATCTACAAATATATAAATATAGGTTTTATATCTGCGGTTTTTATGGTACACTAATAATAGATGCAATCTTTTTTAAATTGCTTCTTTTTACAGTACAAGAACATTAGAAAGTCGGTATACAGTCATGAAGATACTTATAGTTGGTGATAAAGAATCTCGATATATATGGGACCATTTTGATCGGGAACGCTTTAAAGATATTAATCTAATATTGTCCAGTGGTGATTTGAAGCCCGAATATCTGTCTTTTTTAGTGACTATGATTAAAGCGCCTTTATTCTATGTCCATGGTAACCACGATGGCCGTTATATTTATAAAGAACCTCAAGGATGCACCAGTATAGATAATCAGTTGGTGGTTTACAACAATATTAGAATCCTTGGTTTGGGTGGTTCACAAAACTATAATAATGGTAACTTTCAATATACAGAAAAGGAAATGACGCTTCGCATCAAAAAGTTAAAAAAAGCTCTAAAAAAGCATCATGGATTTGATATATTGCTTACCCATGCACCAGCTTACGGCCTTGGAGACGGAGATGATCTATGTCACAGAGGATTTCAGGCCTTTGTTGATCTTTTGGATCAATATAGTCCGAAATATTTTATACATGGTCACCAGCATTTGAATTATGGTCGGCAAACCAGATTTAGGACTTATAAGAACACATCAATTATTAATTCTTATGAATATTATATTCTGGAATATTAAAAAATCCCCTGACAGGGGATTTTTATTGTTTGATTCCTAGCATTTCTGTTAATGGATCAATACGTTGTTCATCATCTAATATAGGGATTTCTCCTTCTACTCCGTCTACAAACCAATTCATAGACAAAATCTGCTCGTAACTTGCCGTTTCATCTTTAGGTATGCGCAAATTCCCATTTTGATCATAGATAGGTCCTGTAAAAGGATAATATTCATTTTGAACAATCATTTTCTTCATTAATTCAACTAAACACTGAGTCTGTAATGGTACATGGGTTTTGGAATATATGATATCTACCATGCCCGTATCCATTCCCCACCAGAAATTAACCAGCTTGGGGTTGGAATTTAAGACATCAAACACAACCCTCCAGGTACCACTTAAAATATTTCTAAGCAATCTTTCATAGAATATTCCCCAGTTCCAGATTGGCAAGGCAAAATGAACCTGAGATATATCCTTTTCACCCTCATCTGCAAATTTTAAAGAATAAACTCCATATTCCTTTGACACTTCTCCCGGAACCGGCAAGTCATCATGCGAAATGATATCTGCTCCGGCATTATTTAATGTAATCCCAAGATTCTTAGCTTTTTCTGGCTGATCCCATTTATGGGTCCATTCAACCTTGACTTTCACGTAAGGATTAACCATTCTGGCTCCTAAGGCGAAGGCGTTTATTCCAGTAATAACTTCTGGAATAGGGTATGTGGCTACATAGCCGATAATATTTGTTTTAGTTAAGGAACCAGCAATAATACCTGTTAAAAATCTCGGTTCATGGATTCTTCCAAAATAAGTACTTACATGCCTAAAAGAATGGGTTTCAGAACAATTTAAAAACTTAACATTCGGGAATTCCAAGGCTGCTTTTAAAGTAGGATTAATATAAGTTGGACTGGTGGTAAAAATAATATCGTAATCATCTTTAGCCAATTCTTTCAAATACTTATAGGCTTCATTGCTTTCGGGAACATTTTCTAAATAAGTAGTTGTAATTTGATCCTTGAATACGTTTTCTACATGAAGTCTCCCTAAATTATGGGCATAAGTCCATCCGGAAGATTTAATCGTTTTTGCATATACAAAAGCCACTCTAAGATTTTTTCTGGACGTCATTAAAGTGGTCAGGGAAGAAATCACATTCTTTTTTGGCACTTCAATGGGATCAGTTCTAACTTCTCTGGATTGGTTTTCCGATAAAGCTTCTAATTCTGTCATAAACTTTTTAATTCGATTTCTTAACACATCCTCTTTGATCTCATCAGGAAGACCATAGATCTTAATATATTCCAATAAAGCATCCCCTGTCGTTATATTGAGCTTATCTCCCCCCAGCCTATGGTATATTTCTCTGAAAGGCCGATAAATATTCCCCATAAAATGCTTATACTTATCCGAATAAACAGTTAGATTAGGACTATATTGCTGCAAATATTTGCCCAGTTCAGTAAATCCATTCTCTTTTGAAAACCAAATGGAGTTAATTCCTGTTTGCTTGTTAAATTCAAGAAATTCATAATAGATTTTTATTACAGGATCAGACTCATCTTTTTTAGGAATCAAACGTGTTACATCAGCAGCTATGCCATAAGCATCACAATATTTTAAAACACTCACTCTTTTATTTCCTTCGACAACATAAAACCAATTCAAATATTCGTAGACTTTAATAGGATCTCTGATGCCTTCTTCCATATGTGCAATATAAAGTGCCGTCCATTTGGATTTGAATTCGGATTCTCCTGAAATAAGTGGCATAAAATTACTTGCAAAAGCAATACTTCTGGAATGCGAGTATGTACCAATGATCTTTTTAAGAGGAATTTCAACGATTCCCAAATTGATTTCCGATGCAATGTCAGAGTTTTTTACAATTCCGCCTAAGGACGGTAAATATCCCGAAATCCCTTTAGAGACATTTTCTGAATAGCTTGCTTTACCCAATTTACATGCATGTTGAAAGGCATTATCCGCTTCTTGTTTATTCATCTTAACCACCTCTCTTAATACTATTATACCGTTTTAAAAAACTTTTTAAAGTAAAAAAGACATCCGTAGATGTCTTTTTAGTTTATATCACTGCCATTTTCATTATTTTGATTTTCTTCATTTTGAATTTCTTCTGAGGGTTGTTTACTTTGATTTTCTTCATTTTGACTTCCGTCTTCTAATTCTGTTTGCATAGCTACTTCTAATTCTTCAGACAGTTTCTCTTTTTCTAGTTCTGTCATTTCATCATTTATAACTTTCGTACAATTGCAATCTTCTTCTGAATCGCACTCCTCATAATCATCATCATCGAAATCATCATAATCATCATAGTCTTCGTCATCATCATGATTTCTTTTTAGTACAAACCATATGGCTCCGCCAATAGCTGCTATTAAAGTAACTGCCAAAAAAACGCAGGCAATTATTTTCTTTTTTCTTTTTTTAGACGATAACTTGGATAATATTTCTCTAAGTTCATCCATATCCATATGATTTCCTTTCCATTTATTCAACATACCCATTCTCCCTTCATTATGCTTTTCTAATTTCCCCATCTATGTGTAACTTTATGTAAG
This is a stretch of genomic DNA from Defluviitalea raffinosedens. It encodes these proteins:
- a CDS encoding metallophosphoesterase family protein, whose amino-acid sequence is MKILIVGDKESRYIWDHFDRERFKDINLILSSGDLKPEYLSFLVTMIKAPLFYVHGNHDGRYIYKEPQGCTSIDNQLVVYNNIRILGLGGSQNYNNGNFQYTEKEMTLRIKKLKKALKKHHGFDILLTHAPAYGLGDGDDLCHRGFQAFVDLLDQYSPKYFIHGHQHLNYGRQTRFRTYKNTSIINSYEYYILEY
- a CDS encoding BMP family ABC transporter substrate-binding protein, translated to MNKQEADNAFQHACKLGKASYSENVSKGISGYLPSLGGIVKNSDIASEINLGIVEIPLKKIIGTYSHSRSIAFASNFMPLISGESEFKSKWTALYIAHMEEGIRDPIKVYEYLNWFYVVEGNKRVSVLKYCDAYGIAADVTRLIPKKDESDPVIKIYYEFLEFNKQTGINSIWFSKENGFTELGKYLQQYSPNLTVYSDKYKHFMGNIYRPFREIYHRLGGDKLNITTGDALLEYIKIYGLPDEIKEDVLRNRIKKFMTELEALSENQSREVRTDPIEVPKKNVISSLTTLMTSRKNLRVAFVYAKTIKSSGWTYAHNLGRLHVENVFKDQITTTYLENVPESNEAYKYLKELAKDDYDIIFTTSPTYINPTLKAALEFPNVKFLNCSETHSFRHVSTYFGRIHEPRFLTGIIAGSLTKTNIIGYVATYPIPEVITGINAFALGARMVNPYVKVKVEWTHKWDQPEKAKNLGITLNNAGADIISHDDLPVPGEVSKEYGVYSLKFADEGEKDISQVHFALPIWNWGIFYERLLRNILSGTWRVVFDVLNSNPKLVNFWWGMDTGMVDIIYSKTHVPLQTQCLVELMKKMIVQNEYYPFTGPIYDQNGNLRIPKDETASYEQILSMNWFVDGVEGEIPILDDEQRIDPLTEMLGIKQ